One genomic segment of [Phormidium] sp. ETS-05 includes these proteins:
- the folP gene encoding dihydropteroate synthase, with amino-acid sequence MFDWGHSTYIMGVLNVTPDSFSDGGQFNTPALAQERARYMVLNGADIIDVGGQSTRPGAPLVSETEEMQRVIPVIKALREENCLPPDLPISVDTFRASVVRAAIAAGANWVNDITAGTADRDMLPVVAELGVPFVLMHSRGTPQTMQTLTNYQNLIADIISALQERVEAALQAGLDRSQLIIDPGIGFAKTHDQNLEILRRLAEFRSLGLPILVGPSRKSFIGHILNQPQPQERVWGTAAACTIAIAHGADIIRIHDLPQMRDVCRVADAIYRR; translated from the coding sequence ATGTTCGATTGGGGGCATAGCACATATATTATGGGCGTTTTAAATGTGACGCCCGATAGTTTCAGCGATGGGGGCCAGTTCAATACCCCAGCTTTGGCTCAGGAACGAGCCCGCTATATGGTATTGAATGGGGCGGATATTATCGATGTGGGGGGGCAGTCCACCCGACCTGGTGCCCCCCTGGTCTCAGAAACAGAGGAAATGCAGCGGGTAATCCCGGTCATCAAAGCGCTCCGGGAGGAAAATTGCTTGCCGCCGGATTTGCCGATTTCTGTGGATACTTTTCGCGCCTCTGTGGTGAGAGCAGCGATCGCGGCTGGGGCAAATTGGGTCAACGATATCACTGCAGGCACTGCCGATCGGGATATGCTCCCTGTAGTCGCCGAACTGGGAGTGCCCTTCGTGCTGATGCACAGCCGGGGCACCCCCCAAACTATGCAGACCCTCACCAACTATCAAAACTTAATTGCCGACATCATCAGCGCATTGCAAGAGCGAGTAGAAGCCGCTCTGCAAGCAGGACTCGACCGCAGCCAGCTCATAATTGACCCCGGTATCGGCTTTGCCAAAACCCATGATCAAAATCTGGAAATCCTGCGGCGGTTGGCAGAGTTTCGGTCTTTGGGATTGCCGATTTTGGTTGGTCCGTCTCGCAAGAGCTTTATCGGCCATATCCTTAACCAACCCCAACCCCAGGAGCGGGTTTGGGGGACGGCGGCGGCTTGTACAATAGCGATCGCTCATGGAGCCGACATCATCCGCATTCACGACTTACCCCAAATGCGCGACGTTTGCCGCGTCGCCGACGCCATTTATCGAAGATAG